The DNA segment ATCACCTCCGGCGAACATATAGCCTACCACTTTAAAACGACCAGATTCTTCTTTTTTAATTTCCGGTTCAGCCGCTTTTACCGGAGTCTTACCACAGCTGGTAAGCACCAGCGAAAGACAGATCAGCTGACAAAACAATTTTATAGGTTTCATAATTCTCTTTTTATAGGTTACTCCTTATCCCACCAAACTCTTTTGATCCAGCTATCTACCCCACCTAATGCCGGTAAGACTTTCTCAAAGTTTGCCTTATTTTGTTCTTCTTCCGTGAAAGGATATTCAAATCTCCTCGGAATGGTCAGGCTCTCTCCTGTTTCAGAATCCCCCACTGCAGGGATTAAATTGGGAAAACCAGATCTTCTCCAGTTGGCATAGGCTTCAGGTCCGTTTAAGAATAAAGTAATCCAAAGTTGTTTATTAATGGTCTCTATCTCCCTACCCGCAACCAATTGATTTCCCTGAATAAAAGTGTTGATTTCGTTCGCCGGCACCGTTGGTCCTCCCGGGAAAAAGCTCAATTGCTGAAAAGCAGCAGTCACTCCTTTTTCATAATGGCTGGCAGCAGTTCCTCCAAATGATGGTCCAAACCGAACGGTAGCTTCTGCAAGCAACAGCTCTACCTCCGAATAGGTGAGGTGCAAAAAGGGCGCATTGAAGCGAAGCAGGAAGTTTGCCGGTTGGGCTTTCTGGTCATTATTCACTGCCGTATAAGGTCCCTTTCCCGGAATGTCAACAATAACATTCGGTAAAAAGCCATCCCAGATATAACGTCCGGGAATCACGCCAACATATCCTACTTTTTCGACCAAAGGCGCTGTAAGGTCAATCCGGCTTAACGGGTTTCCACCAGGAATATCCACATAATATTTCACCATATATTTCATTCTGGGATCGTTGGTTACCCGCAGCTGATCAAGAAAAGGGGTCGTGAAACGCCCGGGAACACCTCCTCCATTAAAGAAGGAAGCCGAAACCGCATTTCCACGGATATTACCTTTCCCATCCTCATAAGGATTTTGAACATCTTCATGATCTAACTTACAAACATCTCCATTGCTGGTAAATACCCCTTCATTATAGGCTTGCTGAGCTTCCGCCTGCGCTTTTGCAGGGTCACGCTTCACCAGCCGCATGGCCAGACGTAAATGCAGAGA comes from the Pedobacter sp. FW305-3-2-15-E-R2A2 genome and includes:
- a CDS encoding SusD/RagB family nutrient-binding outer membrane lipoprotein; amino-acid sequence: MKKILKTYLLSLLIIAVAFSGCKKFGDTNIDPTRSSNLDPSVQLSLIQLRFSGDLNVNERTTFMMTMPLVQHIAGPYSNRWGGIYFRDPNIMGVLWEDSYGTDLVNAVDAVKRTTNVPDKTNLNAVCRIMKVYNFARMTDLYGDLPYSEAGLGTKAKFDTQEEIYTSFFQELKAARAQLDAAKDIVKGDLFYGGDINAWKKFASSLHLRLAMRLVKRDPAKAQAEAQQAYNEGVFTSNGDVCKLDHEDVQNPYEDGKGNIRGNAVSASFFNGGGVPGRFTTPFLDQLRVTNDPRMKYMVKYYVDIPGGNPLSRIDLTAPLVEKVGYVGVIPGRYIWDGFLPNVIVDIPGKGPYTAVNNDQKAQPANFLLRFNAPFLHLTYSEVELLLAEATVRFGPSFGGTAASHYEKGVTAAFQQLSFFPGGPTVPANEINTFIQGNQLVAGREIETINKQLWITLFLNGPEAYANWRRSGFPNLIPAVGDSETGESLTIPRRFEYPFTEEEQNKANFEKVLPALGGVDSWIKRVWWDKE